A window of the Canis lupus baileyi chromosome 1, mCanLup2.hap1, whole genome shotgun sequence genome harbors these coding sequences:
- the TRPM4 gene encoding transient receptor potential cation channel subfamily M member 4 isoform X5, with protein sequence MAEPRPPDVGQVLRMLLGETCAPRYSAGGARDPYQGQGCKESLCLLSDRAASDLALDAILGQAPWSDLLLWALLLNRAQMALYFWEMGSNAVASALGACMLLRVLARLESEAEEAARRKDLAAKFEGLGVDLFGECYRSSEERAARLLLRRCPLWGDATCLQLAMQADARAFFAQDGVQSLLTQKWWGEMDSTTPIWALVLTFFCPPLIYTNLITFRKSEEESIQKDLEFDEDRGINGEGPVGPTEPPEKTAVQVLGQRRPRGCCRRCPPRLRRWPQFWGAPVTAFMGNVVSYLLFLLLFAHVLLMDFQPKAPGALELLLYFWAFTLLCEEFRQGLGGGWGSLTTRGPGPTPQHTPLRRRLSLYLSDTWNQCDLVALACFLLGVGCRLTPGLFDLGRTVLCLDFMVFTLRLLHIFTVNKQLGPKIVIVNKMMKDVFFFLFFLGVWLVAYGVATEGLLRPRDRDLPNVLRRVFYRPYLQIFGQIPQEDMDVALMEHANCSAEQGFWARPAGVLAGSCISLYANWLVVLLLIIFLLVANILLLNLLIAMFSYTFGKVQGNSDLYWKAQRYSLIREFHSRPALAPPLIIISHVRLLIRQLRRRRSRLPPSPVFEHFRVYLSKEAERRLLTWESVQKENFLLARARDKRESDSERLKRTSQKVDTALKQLRQIREYEQRLKGLEQEVQHCSQVLGWVADALSRSALLPPGGPPPPAPSGPKD encoded by the exons ATGGCGG AGCCCCGACCCCCTGACGTGGGGCAGGTGCTGCGGATGCTGCTGGGGGAGACATGTGCGCCAAGGTACAGCGCTGGGGGCGCCAGGGATCCCTACCAGGGCCAAGGCTGCAAGGAGAGT TTGTGTCTGCTCTCAGACAGGGCCGCCTCTGATCTCGCGCTGGACGCTATCCTCGGGCAGGCCCCCTGGAGTGACCTGCTCCTCTGGGCGCTGCTACTGAACAGGGCTCAGATGGCCCTGTACTTCTGGGAGATG ggCTCCAATGCTGTGGCCTCAGCTCTTGGGGCCTGTATGCTGCTCCGAGTGCTGGCACGCCTGGAGTCTGAAGCTGAGGAGGCAGCACGGAGGAAGGACCTGGCAGCCAAGTTTGAGGGTCTGGGCGTTG ACCTTTTCGGTGAGTGCTACCGCAGCAGCGAGGAACGGGCTGCCCGCCTGCTACTCCGACGCTGCCCACTCTGGGGGGATGCCACCTGCCTCCAGCTTGCCATGCAGGCTGATGCTCGTGCCTTCTTTGCCCAGGATGGGGTACAG TCTCTGCTGACACAGAAGTGGTGGGGGGAGATGGACAGCACCACTCCCATCTGGGCCTTGGTTCTCACCTTCTTTTGCCCCCCACTCATCTACACCAACCTCATCACCTTCAG GAAGTCAGAAGAGGAGTCCATCCAGAAGGACCTGGAATTTGACGAGGATCGGGGCATCAATGGAGAAGGCCCTGTTGG GCCGACGGAGCCCCCCGAGAAGACGGCCGTGCAGGTGCTGGGGCAGCGCAGGCCCAGGGGCTGCTGCAGGAGGTGCCCCCCGCGCCTACGCCGCTGGCCTCAGTTCTGGGGGGCGCCAGTGACTGCTTTCATGGGCAACGTGGTCAGCTacctcctcttcctgctgcttttcGCCCATGTGCTGCTCATGGACTTCCAGCCCAAGGCTCCCGGCGCCCTGGAGCTGCTGCTTTACTTCTGGGCCTTCACGCTGCTCTGCGAGGAGTTCCGGCAGGGTCTGGGTGGCGGCTGGGGCAGCCTGACCACCCGGGGGCCCGGGCCTACCCCCCAGCACACCCCGCTGCGCCGCCGCCTCAGCCTCTACCTCTCAGACACCTGGAACCAGTGCGACCTGGTGGCCCTCGCCTGCTTCCTCCTGGGCGTGGGCTGCCG GCTGACCCCTGGCCTGTTTGACCTGGGCCGCACCGTCCTCTGCCTCGACTTCATGGTCTTCACGCTACGACTGCTGCACATCTTCACAGTCAACAAACAGCTGGGGCCCAAGATCGTCATCGTGAACAAGATG ATGAAGGACgtgttcttcttcctcttcttcctcggCGTGTGGCTGGTTGCCTACGGGGTGGCCACGGAGGGGCTCCTTAggccccgggatcgtgacctccCGAATGTCCTGCGCCGCGTCTTCTACCGGCCCTACCTGCAGATCTTTGGGCAGATCCCCCAGGAGGACATGGATG TGGCCCTCATGGAGCATGCCAACTGCTCGGCAGAGCAGGGCTTCTGGGCACGCCCGGCGGGGGTCCTGGCAGGCTCGTGTATCTCGCTCTATGCCAACTGGCTGGTGGTTCTCCTCCTCATCATTTTCCTGCTCGTGGCCAACATTCTGCTGCTCAATTTGCTCATCgccatgttcag CTACACCTTCGGCAAAGTACAGGGAAACAGTGACCTCTACTGGAAGGCACAGCGCTACAGCCTCATCCGGGAATTTCACTCTCGGCCTGCACTGGCCCCGCCCCTTATCATCATCTCGCACGTGCGCCTCCTCATCCGGCAACTACGCAGGCGCCGGTCCCGCTTGCCGCCCTCCCCTGTCTTCGAACATTTTC GGGTCTACCTCTCGAAGGAAGCAGAGCGGAGGTTGCTGACCTGGGAATCGGTGCAGAAGGAGAATTTCCTGCTGGCGCGCGCGCGGGACAAGCGGGAGAGCGACTCCGAACGCCTGAAGCGCACCTCGCAAAA GGTGGACACAGCCCTGAAGCAGTTGAGACAGATCCGCGAGTATGAGCAGCGTCTGAAAGGGCTGGAGCAGGAG
- the TRPM4 gene encoding transient receptor potential cation channel subfamily M member 4 isoform X1, with the protein MVGPEKEQSWIPKIFKKKTCTTFIVDLTDAGGTLCQCGRPRSTHPSVAVEDAFGAAMVTVWDSDLHTTEKPTDAYGDLDFLGAGRKASNFLRLSDRTDPAAVYNLVTRTWGFRAPNLVVSVLGGSGGPILQTWLQDLLRRGLVRAAQSTGAWIVTGGLHRGIGRHVGVAVRDHQTASTGGTKVVAMGMAPWGVVRNRDTLTNPKGSFPARYPWRGEPEDRVQFPLDYNYSAFFLVDDGTHGRLGGENRFRLRFESYVAQQKTGVGGTGIDIPVLLLLIDGDEKMLKQIENATEAQLPCLLVAGSGGAADCLAEILEDTLAPGRRGSLQGEARNRIRRFFPKGDPEVLQAQVERIMTRKELLTVYSTEDGPEEFETIVLKALVKACGSSEASAYLDELRLAVAWNRVDIAQSELFRGDIEWRSIHLEASLMDALLNDRPEFVRLLVSHGLSVGHFLTPMRLTQLYSAAPPNSLIRSLLDQASHHSGTKTPALKPSAEPRPPDVGQVLRMLLGETCAPRYSAGGARDPYQGQGCKESLCLLSDRAASDLALDAILGQAPWSDLLLWALLLNRAQMALYFWEMGSNAVASALGACMLLRVLARLESEAEEAARRKDLAAKFEGLGVDLFGECYRSSEERAARLLLRRCPLWGDATCLQLAMQADARAFFAQDGVQSLLTQKWWGEMDSTTPIWALVLTFFCPPLIYTNLITFRKSEEESIQKDLEFDEDRGINGEGPVGPTEPPEKTAVQVLGQRRPRGCCRRCPPRLRRWPQFWGAPVTAFMGNVVSYLLFLLLFAHVLLMDFQPKAPGALELLLYFWAFTLLCEEFRQGLGGGWGSLTTRGPGPTPQHTPLRRRLSLYLSDTWNQCDLVALACFLLGVGCRLTPGLFDLGRTVLCLDFMVFTLRLLHIFTVNKQLGPKIVIVNKMMKDVFFFLFFLGVWLVAYGVATEGLLRPRDRDLPNVLRRVFYRPYLQIFGQIPQEDMDVALMEHANCSAEQGFWARPAGVLAGSCISLYANWLVVLLLIIFLLVANILLLNLLIAMFSYTFGKVQGNSDLYWKAQRYSLIREFHSRPALAPPLIIISHVRLLIRQLRRRRSRLPPSPVFEHFRVYLSKEAERRLLTWESVQKENFLLARARDKRESDSERLKRTSQKVDTALKQLRQIREYEQRLKGLEQEVQHCSQVLGWVADALSRSALLPPGGPPPPAPSGPKD; encoded by the exons AGGAACTTTGTGCCAGTGTGGGCGTCCCCGGAGCACCCACCCGTCAGTAGCTGTGGAGGATGCCTTTGGGGCGGCCATGGTGACTGTGTGGGACAGTGATTTGCACACCACCGAGAAGCCCACCGATGCCTATGGGGACCTGGATTTCTTGGGCGCAGGCCGCAAGGCCAGCAAT TTCCTCCGGCTCTCTGACCGCACGGATCCAGCTGCAGTTTATAATCTGGTCACGCGGACGTGGGGCTTCCGGGCCCCAAACCTGGTGGTGTCAGTGTTGGGGGGATCTGGGGGTCCCATCCTCCAGACATGGCTGCAGGACCTGCTGCGACGTGGGCTGGTGCGGGCTGCCCAGAGCACAG GGGCCTGGATTGTCACCGGGGGGCTGCACAGAGGCATTGGCCGGCATGTCGGTGTGGCTGTGCGGGACCACCAAACGGCCAGCACCGGGGGCACCAAGGTGGTGGCCATGGGCATGGCCCCCTGGGGTGTGGTCCGGAATAGAGACACCCTCACCAACCCCAAG GGCTCCTTCCCCGCGAGGTACCCATGGCGCGGTGAGCCTGAGGACAGGGTCCAGTTTCCTCTCGACTACAACTACTCGGCCTTCTTCCTGGTGGACGACGGCACCCACGGCCGCCTGGGCGGTGAGAACCGCTTCCGCTTGCGCTTTGAGTCCTACGTGGCCCAGCAGAAGACAGGCGTGGGAG ggACTGGAATTGACATCCCTGTGCTCCTCCTCTTGATCGATGGTGATGAGAAGATGTTGAAG CAAATAGAGAATGCCACTGAGGCTCAGCTCCCCTGCCTCCTGGTGGCTGGGTCTGGGGGAGCTGCAGATTGCCTGGCGGAGATCCTGGAAGACACTCTGGctccagggagaagagggagcctGCAAGGGGAAGCCCGGAATCGCATTAGGCGTTTCTTTCCCAAAggtgaccctgaggtcctgcaGGCCCAG GTGGAGAGGATCATGACCCGGAAGGAGCTGTTGACTGTCTATTCAACTGAGGATGGCCCTGAGGAATTTGAGACCATTGTTCTGAAGGCCCTTGTCAAGG CTTGTGGGAGCTCTGAAGCTTCAGCTTACCTGGACGAGTTGCGTTTGGCTGTGGCTTGGAACCGTGTGGACATTGCGCAGAGTGAACTCTTCCGGGGGGACATTGAATGGCGG TccatccacctggaagcctccCTCATGGATGCCCTCCTGAACGACCGGCCCGAGTTTGTGCGCTTGCTTGTCTCCCATGGCCTTAGCGTGGGCCACTTCCTGACCCCGATGCGCCTGACCCAGCTTTACAGTGCAGCACCCCCCAACTCACTCATCCGTAGCCTTTTGGACCAGGCGTCCCACCACTCAGGGACCAAGACCCCAGCCCTTAAACCCTCTGCAGAGCCCCGACCCCCTGACGTGGGGCAGGTGCTGCGGATGCTGCTGGGGGAGACATGTGCGCCAAGGTACAGCGCTGGGGGCGCCAGGGATCCCTACCAGGGCCAAGGCTGCAAGGAGAGT TTGTGTCTGCTCTCAGACAGGGCCGCCTCTGATCTCGCGCTGGACGCTATCCTCGGGCAGGCCCCCTGGAGTGACCTGCTCCTCTGGGCGCTGCTACTGAACAGGGCTCAGATGGCCCTGTACTTCTGGGAGATG ggCTCCAATGCTGTGGCCTCAGCTCTTGGGGCCTGTATGCTGCTCCGAGTGCTGGCACGCCTGGAGTCTGAAGCTGAGGAGGCAGCACGGAGGAAGGACCTGGCAGCCAAGTTTGAGGGTCTGGGCGTTG ACCTTTTCGGTGAGTGCTACCGCAGCAGCGAGGAACGGGCTGCCCGCCTGCTACTCCGACGCTGCCCACTCTGGGGGGATGCCACCTGCCTCCAGCTTGCCATGCAGGCTGATGCTCGTGCCTTCTTTGCCCAGGATGGGGTACAG TCTCTGCTGACACAGAAGTGGTGGGGGGAGATGGACAGCACCACTCCCATCTGGGCCTTGGTTCTCACCTTCTTTTGCCCCCCACTCATCTACACCAACCTCATCACCTTCAG GAAGTCAGAAGAGGAGTCCATCCAGAAGGACCTGGAATTTGACGAGGATCGGGGCATCAATGGAGAAGGCCCTGTTGG GCCGACGGAGCCCCCCGAGAAGACGGCCGTGCAGGTGCTGGGGCAGCGCAGGCCCAGGGGCTGCTGCAGGAGGTGCCCCCCGCGCCTACGCCGCTGGCCTCAGTTCTGGGGGGCGCCAGTGACTGCTTTCATGGGCAACGTGGTCAGCTacctcctcttcctgctgcttttcGCCCATGTGCTGCTCATGGACTTCCAGCCCAAGGCTCCCGGCGCCCTGGAGCTGCTGCTTTACTTCTGGGCCTTCACGCTGCTCTGCGAGGAGTTCCGGCAGGGTCTGGGTGGCGGCTGGGGCAGCCTGACCACCCGGGGGCCCGGGCCTACCCCCCAGCACACCCCGCTGCGCCGCCGCCTCAGCCTCTACCTCTCAGACACCTGGAACCAGTGCGACCTGGTGGCCCTCGCCTGCTTCCTCCTGGGCGTGGGCTGCCG GCTGACCCCTGGCCTGTTTGACCTGGGCCGCACCGTCCTCTGCCTCGACTTCATGGTCTTCACGCTACGACTGCTGCACATCTTCACAGTCAACAAACAGCTGGGGCCCAAGATCGTCATCGTGAACAAGATG ATGAAGGACgtgttcttcttcctcttcttcctcggCGTGTGGCTGGTTGCCTACGGGGTGGCCACGGAGGGGCTCCTTAggccccgggatcgtgacctccCGAATGTCCTGCGCCGCGTCTTCTACCGGCCCTACCTGCAGATCTTTGGGCAGATCCCCCAGGAGGACATGGATG TGGCCCTCATGGAGCATGCCAACTGCTCGGCAGAGCAGGGCTTCTGGGCACGCCCGGCGGGGGTCCTGGCAGGCTCGTGTATCTCGCTCTATGCCAACTGGCTGGTGGTTCTCCTCCTCATCATTTTCCTGCTCGTGGCCAACATTCTGCTGCTCAATTTGCTCATCgccatgttcag CTACACCTTCGGCAAAGTACAGGGAAACAGTGACCTCTACTGGAAGGCACAGCGCTACAGCCTCATCCGGGAATTTCACTCTCGGCCTGCACTGGCCCCGCCCCTTATCATCATCTCGCACGTGCGCCTCCTCATCCGGCAACTACGCAGGCGCCGGTCCCGCTTGCCGCCCTCCCCTGTCTTCGAACATTTTC GGGTCTACCTCTCGAAGGAAGCAGAGCGGAGGTTGCTGACCTGGGAATCGGTGCAGAAGGAGAATTTCCTGCTGGCGCGCGCGCGGGACAAGCGGGAGAGCGACTCCGAACGCCTGAAGCGCACCTCGCAAAA GGTGGACACAGCCCTGAAGCAGTTGAGACAGATCCGCGAGTATGAGCAGCGTCTGAAAGGGCTGGAGCAGGAG
- the TRPM4 gene encoding transient receptor potential cation channel subfamily M member 4 isoform X3, producing MRGAWIVTGGLHRGIGRHVGVAVRDHQTASTGGTKVVAMGMAPWGVVRNRDTLTNPKGSFPARYPWRGEPEDRVQFPLDYNYSAFFLVDDGTHGRLGGENRFRLRFESYVAQQKTGVGGTGIDIPVLLLLIDGDEKMLKQIENATEAQLPCLLVAGSGGAADCLAEILEDTLAPGRRGSLQGEARNRIRRFFPKGDPEVLQAQVERIMTRKELLTVYSTEDGPEEFETIVLKALVKACGSSEASAYLDELRLAVAWNRVDIAQSELFRGDIEWRSIHLEASLMDALLNDRPEFVRLLVSHGLSVGHFLTPMRLTQLYSAAPPNSLIRSLLDQASHHSGTKTPALKPSAEPRPPDVGQVLRMLLGETCAPRYSAGGARDPYQGQGCKESLCLLSDRAASDLALDAILGQAPWSDLLLWALLLNRAQMALYFWEMGSNAVASALGACMLLRVLARLESEAEEAARRKDLAAKFEGLGVDLFGECYRSSEERAARLLLRRCPLWGDATCLQLAMQADARAFFAQDGVQSLLTQKWWGEMDSTTPIWALVLTFFCPPLIYTNLITFRKSEEESIQKDLEFDEDRGINGEGPVGPTEPPEKTAVQVLGQRRPRGCCRRCPPRLRRWPQFWGAPVTAFMGNVVSYLLFLLLFAHVLLMDFQPKAPGALELLLYFWAFTLLCEEFRQGLGGGWGSLTTRGPGPTPQHTPLRRRLSLYLSDTWNQCDLVALACFLLGVGCRLTPGLFDLGRTVLCLDFMVFTLRLLHIFTVNKQLGPKIVIVNKMMKDVFFFLFFLGVWLVAYGVATEGLLRPRDRDLPNVLRRVFYRPYLQIFGQIPQEDMDVALMEHANCSAEQGFWARPAGVLAGSCISLYANWLVVLLLIIFLLVANILLLNLLIAMFSYTFGKVQGNSDLYWKAQRYSLIREFHSRPALAPPLIIISHVRLLIRQLRRRRSRLPPSPVFEHFRVYLSKEAERRLLTWESVQKENFLLARARDKRESDSERLKRTSQKVDTALKQLRQIREYEQRLKGLEQEVQHCSQVLGWVADALSRSALLPPGGPPPPAPSGPKD from the exons GGGCCTGGATTGTCACCGGGGGGCTGCACAGAGGCATTGGCCGGCATGTCGGTGTGGCTGTGCGGGACCACCAAACGGCCAGCACCGGGGGCACCAAGGTGGTGGCCATGGGCATGGCCCCCTGGGGTGTGGTCCGGAATAGAGACACCCTCACCAACCCCAAG GGCTCCTTCCCCGCGAGGTACCCATGGCGCGGTGAGCCTGAGGACAGGGTCCAGTTTCCTCTCGACTACAACTACTCGGCCTTCTTCCTGGTGGACGACGGCACCCACGGCCGCCTGGGCGGTGAGAACCGCTTCCGCTTGCGCTTTGAGTCCTACGTGGCCCAGCAGAAGACAGGCGTGGGAG ggACTGGAATTGACATCCCTGTGCTCCTCCTCTTGATCGATGGTGATGAGAAGATGTTGAAG CAAATAGAGAATGCCACTGAGGCTCAGCTCCCCTGCCTCCTGGTGGCTGGGTCTGGGGGAGCTGCAGATTGCCTGGCGGAGATCCTGGAAGACACTCTGGctccagggagaagagggagcctGCAAGGGGAAGCCCGGAATCGCATTAGGCGTTTCTTTCCCAAAggtgaccctgaggtcctgcaGGCCCAG GTGGAGAGGATCATGACCCGGAAGGAGCTGTTGACTGTCTATTCAACTGAGGATGGCCCTGAGGAATTTGAGACCATTGTTCTGAAGGCCCTTGTCAAGG CTTGTGGGAGCTCTGAAGCTTCAGCTTACCTGGACGAGTTGCGTTTGGCTGTGGCTTGGAACCGTGTGGACATTGCGCAGAGTGAACTCTTCCGGGGGGACATTGAATGGCGG TccatccacctggaagcctccCTCATGGATGCCCTCCTGAACGACCGGCCCGAGTTTGTGCGCTTGCTTGTCTCCCATGGCCTTAGCGTGGGCCACTTCCTGACCCCGATGCGCCTGACCCAGCTTTACAGTGCAGCACCCCCCAACTCACTCATCCGTAGCCTTTTGGACCAGGCGTCCCACCACTCAGGGACCAAGACCCCAGCCCTTAAACCCTCTGCAGAGCCCCGACCCCCTGACGTGGGGCAGGTGCTGCGGATGCTGCTGGGGGAGACATGTGCGCCAAGGTACAGCGCTGGGGGCGCCAGGGATCCCTACCAGGGCCAAGGCTGCAAGGAGAGT TTGTGTCTGCTCTCAGACAGGGCCGCCTCTGATCTCGCGCTGGACGCTATCCTCGGGCAGGCCCCCTGGAGTGACCTGCTCCTCTGGGCGCTGCTACTGAACAGGGCTCAGATGGCCCTGTACTTCTGGGAGATG ggCTCCAATGCTGTGGCCTCAGCTCTTGGGGCCTGTATGCTGCTCCGAGTGCTGGCACGCCTGGAGTCTGAAGCTGAGGAGGCAGCACGGAGGAAGGACCTGGCAGCCAAGTTTGAGGGTCTGGGCGTTG ACCTTTTCGGTGAGTGCTACCGCAGCAGCGAGGAACGGGCTGCCCGCCTGCTACTCCGACGCTGCCCACTCTGGGGGGATGCCACCTGCCTCCAGCTTGCCATGCAGGCTGATGCTCGTGCCTTCTTTGCCCAGGATGGGGTACAG TCTCTGCTGACACAGAAGTGGTGGGGGGAGATGGACAGCACCACTCCCATCTGGGCCTTGGTTCTCACCTTCTTTTGCCCCCCACTCATCTACACCAACCTCATCACCTTCAG GAAGTCAGAAGAGGAGTCCATCCAGAAGGACCTGGAATTTGACGAGGATCGGGGCATCAATGGAGAAGGCCCTGTTGG GCCGACGGAGCCCCCCGAGAAGACGGCCGTGCAGGTGCTGGGGCAGCGCAGGCCCAGGGGCTGCTGCAGGAGGTGCCCCCCGCGCCTACGCCGCTGGCCTCAGTTCTGGGGGGCGCCAGTGACTGCTTTCATGGGCAACGTGGTCAGCTacctcctcttcctgctgcttttcGCCCATGTGCTGCTCATGGACTTCCAGCCCAAGGCTCCCGGCGCCCTGGAGCTGCTGCTTTACTTCTGGGCCTTCACGCTGCTCTGCGAGGAGTTCCGGCAGGGTCTGGGTGGCGGCTGGGGCAGCCTGACCACCCGGGGGCCCGGGCCTACCCCCCAGCACACCCCGCTGCGCCGCCGCCTCAGCCTCTACCTCTCAGACACCTGGAACCAGTGCGACCTGGTGGCCCTCGCCTGCTTCCTCCTGGGCGTGGGCTGCCG GCTGACCCCTGGCCTGTTTGACCTGGGCCGCACCGTCCTCTGCCTCGACTTCATGGTCTTCACGCTACGACTGCTGCACATCTTCACAGTCAACAAACAGCTGGGGCCCAAGATCGTCATCGTGAACAAGATG ATGAAGGACgtgttcttcttcctcttcttcctcggCGTGTGGCTGGTTGCCTACGGGGTGGCCACGGAGGGGCTCCTTAggccccgggatcgtgacctccCGAATGTCCTGCGCCGCGTCTTCTACCGGCCCTACCTGCAGATCTTTGGGCAGATCCCCCAGGAGGACATGGATG TGGCCCTCATGGAGCATGCCAACTGCTCGGCAGAGCAGGGCTTCTGGGCACGCCCGGCGGGGGTCCTGGCAGGCTCGTGTATCTCGCTCTATGCCAACTGGCTGGTGGTTCTCCTCCTCATCATTTTCCTGCTCGTGGCCAACATTCTGCTGCTCAATTTGCTCATCgccatgttcag CTACACCTTCGGCAAAGTACAGGGAAACAGTGACCTCTACTGGAAGGCACAGCGCTACAGCCTCATCCGGGAATTTCACTCTCGGCCTGCACTGGCCCCGCCCCTTATCATCATCTCGCACGTGCGCCTCCTCATCCGGCAACTACGCAGGCGCCGGTCCCGCTTGCCGCCCTCCCCTGTCTTCGAACATTTTC GGGTCTACCTCTCGAAGGAAGCAGAGCGGAGGTTGCTGACCTGGGAATCGGTGCAGAAGGAGAATTTCCTGCTGGCGCGCGCGCGGGACAAGCGGGAGAGCGACTCCGAACGCCTGAAGCGCACCTCGCAAAA GGTGGACACAGCCCTGAAGCAGTTGAGACAGATCCGCGAGTATGAGCAGCGTCTGAAAGGGCTGGAGCAGGAG